The nucleotide sequence CCAGGCAGAAGCCGAGGCGCTGCGGGAGATCGTACGAGCGGCAGGCGGCTGGAGGCCGTTGATGCGTCTTGCCTGGGACGGATTTCGGGGGGTGCGAGGATGAAGGCGGCTCCTGCCACGACGGCCGGCGCGAGTGCCGCGGCGGTGGACGCCGGCGACGGGAGGCCCCGGGGGCAGCAGGCGAGGCCTCCCTCCCCGGCCGCCGTCGAGAAGAAGCTCTTTTCCATCCGCTATCGGGCGGACGAGGCGTCCCACCTGTCCCTGGCCGATCCGGAGCGCTGCACGAGGTGCGAGCGCCCGTGCCTCTGGTTTTGCCCGGCCGCCGTCTACCAGTGGGAAGACGGCCACATGCGCCTGGCGTACGAAAACTGCCTCGAATGCGGTACGTGCCGGGTCGCCTGCCCCTCGGCCAACGTGGTGTGGCATTACCCGACGGGCGGATGCGGCATCGCTTACAAGAGGGGCTGACCGAGGCCCGGAGGGATGGGGCGAGAAGAAGATGCCGTCCGGCGCCTCGCTCGCCGCCTGCACCGGACGGCTCCTGCCCATGGACCTGCAAGAAGTGGTGCGCCAGCAGGGACTCGAACCCCGGACCCGCTGATTAAGAGTCAGCTGCTCTACCAACTGAGCTACTGGCGCACCGGCTCGGACGAGGTTGGTAGCGGCGGCTGGACTCGAACCAGCGACTCCGCGGGTATGAACCGCGTGCTCTGACCAACTGAGCTACGCCGCCAAGGTGGTTGCGGGGGTCGGATTCGAACCGACAACCTTCGGGTTATGAGCCCGACGAGCTACCAGGCTGCTCCACCCCGCGTCGTCACACCCGTCCGATCTGCTCGCCGCGTTCGCGAGCACCCATAACATATACACCCATCGGCCGTTTCCGTCAACTCACGCGCCCACGAAGACGGACTCGGCCACGCGGTGGCCGACGACCTGCTCCTTGCCGTCCACGACCAGGGTGATGGGCTCGTCGAAGGGGCGCAGCGCCTCGACCCGCACGCGGGCGCCCGGTACGAGCCCGCAGTCGCGCAGGTACCGCAACAGCTCAGGGTCATCCTCCCGTACCCGCACGACGGCCCCCTCCTCGCCCGGCTGCATCCGCGCAAGGGGCTTGGCCGGGCGCTCGACGACCCTCCCATCGGACGTCGGAATGGGATAGCCGTGCGGGCACGTGGTCGGCGCTCCGAGCAACCGGTCGAATCCCTCCAGCACTTCCCGCGGCAGGGCGTGCTCCATGCGATGGGCCATCTCGTCGACCCGGTCCCACGGGATCTCCAGGATGTCCGTCAAGAACCGCTCCGCCAGCCGGTGCCTCCGGATGACGTCGAGCGCCAGGCGCTCTCCGTGGGGCGTCAGGGAAACTCCCGCGTACTCCCGGTACTCGACCAGCCCCTCGGCCGCCAGTTTCTGGAACATCGCCGTGGCGGACGCGGCCGATACTCCCAGCCTGGAGGCCACGACCGTCGTCGAACCCTTCTCCCCCTGCTGGGTGAGCCGGTAGATCGCCGCCAGGTAATCCTCTTTGGACTGGGACAGCTCCATGCGCTCCGCCGTCCTCGCCGGGTCGGGCCTGCACCTGATCATAGCCTCCCGCACTCCCCCGCCGTCAACCGCCCTGGCCACCGTGGGGGTAGGGGCGCCCGCATGGCGCCAAGACGATGGCAGGTGCGCCGCGTCGTCACATGGTACTCGAGCGGGTGAGAGCGAGGGCCCGTGGGAGGGTGGGACGGCTTTCGTGGCGCCATCCCTGTTTGCGGCCGTGGACATGGGGTCGAGCGGGGTGCGCTCGCTGGTCGTAGACGGCGACGCTCGACCGGTGGGCGAGGCTGCGGTCGAGGTGCCCGTCGAGACTGCAGAGCCCGGCCAGGCCGAGGTCTCCCCTGACGCCATCTGGGGCGGTGTGCTCGGCACGCTCCGCCGGGCCCTGGAGCAAGCCACGGCAACCCGGCCCGGGGCACGGCTGGAAGGCATCGGGCTCAGCTCCGCCCTGTTCACCCTGCTGGGCGTGGACGCCGGAGGGCAGCCGGTCACGCCGGTCTACACCTGGATGGACCGGCGCGCCGCCCCCGAAGTCGCCGCATACCGTCACGACCCCGTCGCTCGGAGCCTGTACCGGAGGACCGGCTGCCCCTTGCACGCGCTCCACCCTCTGGCCAAAGTGCGGTGGCTGCGGCGCACCCGGGCGGAGAGCTTCGCCCGGGCCGCCCGCTGGATCTCCGCGAAGGAGTACGTGCTGTCCCGGTGGTTCGGGCGCTACGTGGTCGACGTCTCCATCGCGTCCAGCACGGGCTACTTCAACATCCTCACCCACGACTGGGATGACGAGGCGTTGGCCTTTGCCGGACTGCGACGCTCCCAGCTCTCCGATCCGGTCGACGCGGCCTTCGCCCTCACGGGCATGGACCCGGCCATCGCCTCCTACCTGGGCATCGACCCGGCGACGCCGGTGGCGGCCGGAGCCGGCGACGGGATGCTCGCGCACGTGGCGAGCGGCGGCACGGGCCCCTCCGTTTTCAGCTCCACCGTGGGCACCAGCGGCGCGGTACGCGTGCTCCACGACCGCCCGCTCCTCGATCCGCTGCAGCGCACCTGGTGCTACTGCCTCGACCGGCAGTGGTGGGTCGCGGGAGGCGCCATCAACAACGGCGGCGTCGTGCTGCAGTGGCTGCGCCGCCTGCTGGTGCAAGTCGCCTCTCCCGACGGCAACCGCGGCCTCTCTTACCAGGAGTTCGACCGGCTGGCCGCCTCGGTGCCACCGGGCAGCCGGGGCCTCGTGTTCGTGCCCCTCCTGACCGGAGAGCGGAGCCCGGGGTGGAACGACCGGGCGTCCGGCGTGGTGGCCGGGCTTCGGATCGACCACGGGCCAGCCGACTGGGCGCGGGCCGCCATGGAAGGCGTGACGTACCGGATGCTGCAGGTGTACCGGGCCCTGGTCGAGCTCACCGGAGCCGAAGGGGAGCTGAGGGCAAGCGGCGGCTACACCCGCTCCGAGACGTGGCTGCAGATGCAGGCGGACGTCTTCGGCAGGCCCGTCACGGCCCTGGAGCTGCGGGAGGCGTCGGCGCTCGGCGCGGCCATCGCCGCCATGAAGGCCGTGGGGTTCATCGAAAGCTGGGCCGCTGCCGGGCGGCTCGTGGCCTCCGGCCGGCGCTACCGCCCGGACCCCGATCGCCACGCCGTCTACCGGCGAGGCTACGAAGTTTTCCAGAAGGTCTACGCGGCCATGGAGCCGCTCTTCGACGAGCTGGCGGGTCTGGCATAGCCGGCGCCCGTTCCTGCGCCGGCACCGGCTCGCCGGGCGGTGCCGGCCTCTTCCTCCCGCCGCTCAGGCGAGGCCGACGTGCTGGTGCCGGGAGCGGGATTCGAACCCGCACGGGCTTCGCCAGCCCAGAGGATTTTAAGTCCCCCGCGTCTGCCGTTTCGCCACCCCGGCCCCGGAAGGCGCCGCCCTCGTGCTTTCAACACTCTGTCCTCATTCTACGGGCATGCGCCTGCTGCGGCAAGGTGGGGGCCTTGCCCTCGCCCCCGCACCCGGCCCGCTCGCACCGGCAGCCGGCCGACCCGCTCACGTCGACCCCGGTCGCGGCCAGCTGCCTCGTCACCCACTCCCCGATCGGGTTGTCGCCCCGCCCGAGGTAGTCCGCCAGGTGGGCGTGCAGGCACTTGATGCCGGCCGGCTCGCGGATGCCCGCGACGCCGCTCGTGGCCAGCCGCTCGAGCGCGTGGGGAGGAAGGCCTCGAACGCTCGGAGCCGGGCCGCCGGCGCCGGGCGCCCCCGTTGTCCCCATCAGCAGCCTGCGGAGGCGGGCAGCCCCACGGTGCGCCGCTTCGAGGCGGGCGGCCAGCGCCTGGTCGCGGCGCACTTCCGTCGCCAGGCGGTGGATTGACCCTTGCGACTCGATGCGGCTCACCGCTTCGACCAGGTACGGGCAGGTCAGCCACAACGTGGTGGGAAACGGGCGGAGCCGGCCATGGCGGTCGGGGACGAGCGGAGCCGTCACCGTCACGAGAGGCTTGCCAAACCGGCAGCGGGCCCCGACGGCCACGATCCCCCGTGCCGGCCGCCCCAGCTGCTCGCCGGCGATCGCCTCGTCGCCCGGCCCCACGGGGTCCCACCACCCGGGCAACTCCCCCGGTCTTGCGCCCCCAACGAAAGAGCGGCCGGTCACCCCGGCCGCTCCCCTGTCGTCCCCATCGTCACGGATCACGCCGGGACGAGCCCGTCAACCCCGGCGAGTGCCGCGCCCGCCCCGCTTGGAATCCATGCTGCGCCGCAGGTCCTGCTGGCGCTGCTCGCTTTCCTTCATGAAGCGCTGGAGCTTCTCCTCGAACGAAGACCCACGCCCCCGGGCTCCGCGGCCGCCACTGCGCTGAGGGGGCCCGTACACCTGCCGGATGGAAAGCCCCACCCTGCCGTCCGACACGTTGATGACCTTGACTTTGACGACCTGGTTTTCCGTCAGGTAATCGCGCACGTCCCGGACGTACGTATCCGCTATCTCCGAGATGTGCACCAAACCGGTCACCCCGTCAGGCAGCTCCACGAACGCTCCGAAATGGGTAATCCCGGTAACCTTCCCCTCCAGAACGCTGCCGACTTCAACGGCCATGCGGAAGCCAATTCCTCCCCCGTCGTCGAGGCTTGTGCCCGAAGGGCCTACCACGGGCACCCCGATTATAGGAGGCGGCGCAATTCCTGTCAATACGGCGATTGGCGGCCTTGCAAGCGATTAACTTCCGCCCTTTTCGAGTTTGCCCGAGTCGGTTCGAACCGGCGGACCCCCGCGGCTCTGCTCCGGAGCATCCTGGAGCTCCCGTTTCGCCTCGTCCCAAAGCGCGTCCATCTCCTGCAGGCTCATCTCGTCCAGGATCCGGCCCTGCTCCTTCGCCTTCTCCTCCACCATACGAAAGCGCCGGGCGAAACGGTGCACGGCGTCGCGCAACGCGAGTTCGGCGTCGACGTGCATGTAGCGGGCGACGTTGACGATCGCGAACAAGAGGTCGCCCAGTTCCCGGTGGGTGGCATCGGGGTCCTGGTCGGCCCATGCCCGGCGGAGCTCCAGGGCCTCCTCCAGCGCCTTGCGCCCCGCCCCCGAGACGTCGGGCCACTCGAAGCCCACCTCGGCCGCCTTGCGCTGGACGGCGTCGGCGTACGCCAGCGCCGGCAAGGCCCGCGCCACGTCGTCCATGCGGCTCGACGGCGCCGCCGGCTCGCCCTTCTCCTGCCGTTCTTCCCGCTTGATGGCTTCCCAGCGCTGCAGCACCTCGGCGGCGGTCCTGGCGGTCGCGTCCCCGAAAACGTGGGGGTGGCGCCGTACCAGCTTGGCCCGCAGGCGTTCGATCACCCCCGCCAGGTCGAAGAGCCCCTGCTCGTCGCCGATCTGCGCCTGGAACAGCACCTGCAGCAGGAGGTCGCCCAGCTCCTCCTCCAGGCCCGCCATGTCGTCGCGCTCGATGGCGTCGCACACCTCGTACGCCTCTTCGATCACGTACTTGCGCAGCGACATCGGGCTCTGGCGGCGATCCCACGGGCAGCCGTCCGGGGCACGCAGCCTGGCCATCACCCTGGCCAGCACTTCGATACCCTCCCCAGGGCCAGGCACCGCCCCGGGATCCGCCGGCGGCACGTACACCGCCGTCTCGTGGTCGAAGCGCCGCCCGCGATCGAGCTCGTGCAGGGGCAGCCACTCGATGTGCGCGGCTGCTCCCGCTCCCGCGCGCCGGATGAGCGCCACGGGCTGATTGTCGCCCCGGAGCTGGCCCAGCACCGCCTTGACCTGGGAGGCGAGCACCGGGCTGTCGACCTGGAGCACGAGATAACCCCGACGCCGTTCCCACGCCCGTCCCGCCGGGGGCGGCAGGGTCTGCGGCGACGAGGGCGCGCTCGCCAGGTCGTGGGCGTCCACGAAGGCGGCCCCCACCTCCAGCGGGTCCACGCCCAGTTCGGCCCATGCCGCTTCCGCGCCGCTCAAGCTGGGGATCACCTCGACCTGCACGCCCCGCTCCCGGGCCCTGGCGAGCAGGAGCGTCACGCTGCGCTCCCCTATCAGGGGATGGCCGGGCACGGCGAAGGTCACGCCGCCGCCCCCTCCTGTGGCCGGGCTGCCCGACGTCTCCCCCGAGGCGTCCATCGCCAGGAGCGCCTCCGCCATGGCTTCGTAAACCTGGTCGAAGGTCTCGTAGCGCTCGTACAGTTGGTCGAACGTGGAGAACGCCACGCCCCACTCGCGTAGTGTCGCGGCCATGGCATGCTTCGCCGTTCGCAGGACGAGCGTGCCGGCCTGCCGGAGCGCTCGCTCTGCCCGCACCGAGAGGAGGTCGGCCGGCCCGGGACCGAGGCCCACTACCGTGATCGCCATGCCCATCGCCACCTGCCCTGGGTT is from Limnochorda sp. L945t and encodes:
- a CDS encoding ferredoxin family protein, translating into MKAAPATTAGASAAAVDAGDGRPRGQQARPPSPAAVEKKLFSIRYRADEASHLSLADPERCTRCERPCLWFCPAAVYQWEDGHMRLAYENCLECGTCRVACPSANVVWHYPTGGCGIAYKRG
- a CDS encoding metal-dependent transcriptional regulator, which translates into the protein MIRCRPDPARTAERMELSQSKEDYLAAIYRLTQQGEKGSTTVVASRLGVSAASATAMFQKLAAEGLVEYREYAGVSLTPHGERLALDVIRRHRLAERFLTDILEIPWDRVDEMAHRMEHALPREVLEGFDRLLGAPTTCPHGYPIPTSDGRVVERPAKPLARMQPGEEGAVVRVREDDPELLRYLRDCGLVPGARVRVEALRPFDEPITLVVDGKEQVVGHRVAESVFVGA
- a CDS encoding gluconokinase; translation: MAPSLFAAVDMGSSGVRSLVVDGDARPVGEAAVEVPVETAEPGQAEVSPDAIWGGVLGTLRRALEQATATRPGARLEGIGLSSALFTLLGVDAGGQPVTPVYTWMDRRAAPEVAAYRHDPVARSLYRRTGCPLHALHPLAKVRWLRRTRAESFARAARWISAKEYVLSRWFGRYVVDVSIASSTGYFNILTHDWDDEALAFAGLRRSQLSDPVDAAFALTGMDPAIASYLGIDPATPVAAGAGDGMLAHVASGGTGPSVFSSTVGTSGAVRVLHDRPLLDPLQRTWCYCLDRQWWVAGGAINNGGVVLQWLRRLLVQVASPDGNRGLSYQEFDRLAASVPPGSRGLVFVPLLTGERSPGWNDRASGVVAGLRIDHGPADWARAAMEGVTYRMLQVYRALVELTGAEGELRASGGYTRSETWLQMQADVFGRPVTALELREASALGAAIAAMKAVGFIESWAAAGRLVASGRRYRPDPDRHAVYRRGYEVFQKVYAAMEPLFDELAGLA
- a CDS encoding DUF501 domain-containing protein, with translation MIRDDGDDRGAAGVTGRSFVGGARPGELPGWWDPVGPGDEAIAGEQLGRPARGIVAVGARCRFGKPLVTVTAPLVPDRHGRLRPFPTTLWLTCPYLVEAVSRIESQGSIHRLATEVRRDQALAARLEAAHRGAARLRRLLMGTTGAPGAGGPAPSVRGLPPHALERLATSGVAGIREPAGIKCLHAHLADYLGRGDNPIGEWVTRQLAATGVDVSGSAGCRCERAGCGGEGKAPTLPQQAHARRMRTEC
- a CDS encoding S1 RNA-binding domain-containing protein; the protein is MAVEVGSVLEGKVTGITHFGAFVELPDGVTGLVHISEIADTYVRDVRDYLTENQVVKVKVINVSDGRVGLSIRQVYGPPQRSGGRGARGRGSSFEEKLQRFMKESEQRQQDLRRSMDSKRGGRGTRRG
- the mazG gene encoding nucleoside triphosphate pyrophosphohydrolase: MAITVVGLGPGPADLLSVRAERALRQAGTLVLRTAKHAMAATLREWGVAFSTFDQLYERYETFDQVYEAMAEALLAMDASGETSGSPATGGGGGVTFAVPGHPLIGERSVTLLLARARERGVQVEVIPSLSGAEAAWAELGVDPLEVGAAFVDAHDLASAPSSPQTLPPPAGRAWERRRGYLVLQVDSPVLASQVKAVLGQLRGDNQPVALIRRAGAGAAAHIEWLPLHELDRGRRFDHETAVYVPPADPGAVPGPGEGIEVLARVMARLRAPDGCPWDRRQSPMSLRKYVIEEAYEVCDAIERDDMAGLEEELGDLLLQVLFQAQIGDEQGLFDLAGVIERLRAKLVRRHPHVFGDATARTAAEVLQRWEAIKREERQEKGEPAAPSSRMDDVARALPALAYADAVQRKAAEVGFEWPDVSGAGRKALEEALELRRAWADQDPDATHRELGDLLFAIVNVARYMHVDAELALRDAVHRFARRFRMVEEKAKEQGRILDEMSLQEMDALWDEAKRELQDAPEQSRGGPPVRTDSGKLEKGGS